Within Bacillus sp. Marseille-Q1617, the genomic segment AACTCTGATCCCAATTCGGCTGACCATTTGGAATAATCTGCTCTGGCGATTGAATTGATTTTCGTTACCTCTGATTTTGTTTTCAAATTTGTTTTTGATTTTATCCGTTCCGGCACAGCGATTTCCCAATGAACATCAAAGACAGGCTGCAAATCGGCTGATGCTTCTCCTATGACTTGCAAATGAGTATCCCGCCAGAAGCCAACGTCAGGCTTTAATCCTGTATATTCATATCCTATGTTAATGCCACCATTAAAAGCTATCTTTCCGTCGATTATGGCCATCTTACAATGATCCCGATAATTCCAATTGGACAAAAACCAGGGAAATCGCAACGGAAATATTGTCCTGCATTCTATACCTGCTTCAACCATCTGCCGGATTTTCTCACGCGGGAACTTATAACTCCCCAAGCCATCTCTCATAAAACGAACCTGCACTCCAGTTAATGCTTTTTCGATTAGCAGTTCAGTGATGCGATTGCCAATTTGGTCATTCCGAAAAATGAAATATTCCAGATCAATTGTTTTTTGAGCATCTTGTAGGGATTCAAAGAGTTGTTCATATTTCGCTATTCCATTGTTAAACACTTGGACTCGGCCCATTCGAAGCCCATTCACAGTGAAATGCCGTAAAGAATCGGCAATTACCGATGCTGAATCACTGAATGTCTCAGGTAATTTGTTAGATTCATTATTAGAAGATGTCAATCTTTTCCGGTTAATTAACTTAGGATTTGATATGCTAAGATATAGCAAGAAACCAATGACAGGCAAAAGAAGGACGATTATTATCCAATTCAATGCCTTCGCAGGCCTACGTACTTCCCAAATTGCTATGAATAACATAAAGAGTGCATTAAATAGATATAGACCAAAAATCCACTCCAATTGAAATCCCTCCCTTGTTTTTCTCTTAGCATGTACAAACTGTGTAGGGAGTATACGTTTGGATACGAAGGAAATGTTTAGATTGACCTTTTCCCATGAGACACCTCAAAGGAAACCATGGGGACAGGTACTCCGGTCTTTTTCAGATAAAAAAACCGCGGTACCTGTCCCCACGGTTTTTGATCTTGATTCTTCATTCCAGTTTCACAAACAATTATGAAAAGTTAGCTGCCGCCGGGTCTTCCCCGGCTGTTTTTTCTTTCGAGGTTTTTTCGAATATCGGACTTGCTTCTTGTTTTGTGATGAGGGAGATTCCGACCAGCGACACGGTTGAAATAATCATCGCGATGGCTCCTGTATCAAGTGCTGGAACATAGATCCCCTTCACTTTTAAAATGTATAGGCCGATACTGAAAATGAAGCCAAGGGCTGATGACCAGATGGCCGCTACTCGAGTGGCGCGTTTCCAAAGGATTCCGATGCTTAATACCGGCACCAATGAAGCGGCAAAAATTCCCCATGAAGCGTTGCCGAGCCATCCTACGAGATCCGGCGGATTTAAGGAAAGCAGGAATGTCAAAACGATAATGACGAGTGTAAACCATCTCGACAGGGCTAATTCTTTCTTTTCCGGAAGCTTTTCTCCTTTTTTAATAATCTGCTGATAGATATCCCTGACAATAGAAGAACTTGCAACCAGCAAGAACGCTTCACTTGTTGACATGATCGCAGCCATGACAGCGGCAAAGATTAATCCGGCAATCACTGGCGGGAAGAAGGTTTCGATAAACATGGGTGCCACCATATCCGGAGAGGAAGGAGCTGCCATTTCCCCGCGATTGACCATGACTTTTGTGTATAGACCGACAAACCATAAGAGGGCAGTGAGTCCATATGTACCTGCAGCAATGATGCACGCCCATTTCAGCATGGAAAGTTTTTTGATCATGTAAAACTTTGAAACAACATGCGGCTGTCCTTGATGGCCGATTACATAAATGAAGAAATAAGAGATAAAAGCGAAAATGCCGATCGGGCCTGTTGTATGGAATGCCTGCACCATATTAGGGTTTATCCCCGCAAGTTCCGAGTTAAGCTGGGACATACCGCCCACCATTTTCATCCCGCCGATGAAGACGATCAGAGCACCGGCCACCATGACGATCATTTGAATGAAATCTGTCCAGACAGCGCTGATCATACCACCGCCGACAACGTATACGGTCAAGATCGCCACCCCGATAAACAATGCGATCTTATAGTCCACCCCAAGAACAGTTTGCAGCATGTTCCCCAGCGCTTTGTATTGAGCCATCTGGTATCCGATCGCGCCGCCTAATATCGCCAGGGCGGTGATCGCGCGAATGGCCTTACTGTTATAGCGGACTTCCAACAAATCTGGAATCGTCAATGCACCAAATTTTTGTGTAATCCGTCTCATTGGCTTTGCCAAGACTAGAAAGCTGACAAATATTCCTGCCGTGGCAAAGATTCCGATCATAAATATGGCATAACCATGTTCATAAACGAGTCCCGTCAGCCCGATAAATCCGTACCCCGACATGGTTGTGGAAGAGACGGCAAGAGCCACAAGCCAGGGGCCGAACCTCCTTCCTCCCGTATAAAACGTATCCATATCTTTTTGATGCCTCATTGAAAGTAATCCGATAACCAATATACCAAGCAAATAAATGATCCCAATGGCTAATATCATGAAACATCCTCCTCTTCATTATTTTTGAACGCCAATGCACCCCAAATTCCTGCTGCTACAATGGCGCCTGGCCAAAATACAAATAACATGAATGTCATTAATGGCGATAATCCAAACAAGTCAATCTCCCCTTTTAAAATAATTTAATCGATTACCGGTCAACAAAGTTCGGCTCCCGTTTTTGGATAAAAGCCTCCACCCCCTCCTTCACGTCCTTCGTTTGAAAAACCTGGCCGAAATATTCAGCTTCTGTGACAAGCCCTTCATCCACATGCTGCTCAAATCCGTTATCAATGGATCGTTTGGCAAAAGACAAGGATGGAGAAGAATAACGGCTGATTTTTTCTGCTAGCTCAACCGCTTTATTCAAGGATTGGCCCTTAGGAACCACGTGATTGACCAATCCAATCCGGTTCGCTTCTTCAGCGGTCAATGGCTCTCCTGTGAAGATCATTTCCTTTGCCCTTGCTTTTCCTACAAGTCTCGGCAGTCTTTGCGTTCCTCCCGCCCCTGGAAACAACCCCAGCTTTATTTCAGGAAGGCCGATCTTGACCTGTTCTTCCGCAATCCGAATGTCACAGCTTAAAGCAAGTTCGCATCCGCCGCCTAATGCAAAGCCATTAATCGCAGCAATCGTTGGCTGGGGCAGCCGTTCAATCTTATTGAGCGGTTCCTGCAGCCAAAGCGATTTTTGCTTGGCCAGCTCCACCCCTTTGCCAGTCCAGTCAGGAAACCCTTTAATATCTCCTCCCGCCACAAATGCCTTTTCGCCGGCACTAGTCAGTATGACCACCTTCACACTGGAATCGCTTCCAATTTCATCCGCGGCAGCTGATAATTGTTCGATCACATCGGCGCTCAGCACATTCACAGGCGGATTATCAATGATAACCGTGGCAATACATTGCTGTTTTGACCATGAAACAACTTGGATTTTTTTCATCTGTACCCTCCTCATGTATGGCTGTATTGATTTCGCAAAATGAATTTCTGCACCTTCCCGGATGGCGTGCGCGGCAATTCTTTTACGAATATGACTTTTCTTGGCTTCTTGTAGCTGGCAAGCTGACTTTTACAGTAATCAATAATTTCTTGCTCTGTAAGATGTGCTCCCTCCTTTTTCACGACAACGGCGCAAACAGCTTCGATATAGTGAGGATCGGGAACACCTATGATGGAGACCTCCCTTATGCCGTCAATCCGGTAGAGTACATCCTCGATTTCAGCTGCATATATATTCTCGCCGCCGCTCCGGATCATATCTTTTTTCCTGCCTGCAATGGTCAGGTAACCATCCTGATCAAGTTGGCCCAAATCCCCTGTCCGGCAAAAACCATTTACGAACGTTTCCCGAGTGGCATCAGGCTTTCTCCAATAGCCGGCTGAAACAGCAGGACTCTTAATGGCAATCTCCCCAACCTCACCTGTAGGGATCTGGTCCCCATTTTCATCAATAATATGAATTTCCGTAAGAGGCAGAGGCTTTCCAACTGTATGACCTTTTGTAAATACATCCTCGGGGTTCAATGAGGCGGCAATCGGCGTTCCTTCCGTCAGTCCATACACCTGAACGACCCCTATATGCGGGAATTTTTTCTTTAATTTTTCAAGCGCCCAAGGCATGAGGGGATCTCCCCCTGTATAAATCGTCTTCAATTCTTTCAGCTGATACTTGCCTATATCCGGATCATTCAGCATTTCATAAATCATGAAGGGGAATAAAAAACAATCGCTCACACGCTCCCTTTCCATCACGCCCAGGATCCTGCCAATCTCAAATCCCTGGCTTCTTGTGATGATCACTGTTCCTCCCATCATCAGGATGGGAAGGGCGATATCTTCCATGGCCCCCACATGGTACAGGGGTCCGGTCGTCATGCCGACCTCATTTCCGGTAAAATTCCACTTTAATGCCTGCATTGATGAAAACCAAAAGGTCGTTTCGTGAGTCCAGATCGCACCCTTGGGCCTGCCGGTCGTTCCCGACGTATACATCAGCATGACCGGTTCGTTCAGTTTGATGGTTTCAGACCTCAGTTCGTCTGTCGGCCCATTTTCTAAAACTCGCCAGCTCTCAGCCCAATTTGGAATGTTCCCGTCTTCGTTTTGAAGGCAAATATACCGCTGCACAGAGACTTGACTGCGAACTGGCTCCAGCTCACTCGCCAAATCAGAATGGAAACAAAGTATTTTTGTATCCGAGTCGTTTAGCAGGTATTCGAACTCCTTGCTTGAGAGCCGAAAATTAAGCCGGACAGCAATCGCCCCGATCTTGGCAGCAGCGAAATAAAGACCGAAATATTCCAAGCAGTTATAGAGCAGAATCCCAACACGATCCCCTTTTCTCACACCCATTTCGCGAAGCTTATTTGCATAACCATTCGATATCCGATGAAGATTACTGTAGGTCCACGAATTTCCCGACTCTTCTCTAATGGCGATTTTGGATGGGTTCTGAGGGTTCAAATCGTTCGCCATTCTTCTTGTAAAATATCCGACATCCAATAGAATCCCTCCTTAAGTATGTAAGCGCATACAATTTTTGAGTAACAATGTGAATTTTTAAAAACTTCCCTCCCCTTTACAAATACTTATTGCAAGATTCGTGCCAAAAAAGAAAATCCCCTATTCACTTGATTTCCCTGAATTTGCGACCATATAAAATTGATGTTTTTTTCCGGTTCTCTAGAATATCTTTTTACTTTTCTGAATTTTCTAGTTATTTATCAACGCAAGGAAATCCTTTAAATACCTTGTATGTGGGAAAAAAGAAGAAAAATCCGGAAGCTCGGAAAAGATTCCGAACTCCAGGATTTATTCAATACAATCAGTAATAGCGTATTTTTTAATTTTGTCATATATCGTAGAATTCCCTATTCCAAGCGACTCCGCAGCCTTATTTTTATCGTAGCCGAACTGTTTTAGAGCCCTTTCGATTGCTTTCTTTTCTGTTTCTTCTATAATACTCTTCAGACTTCGCTTTTCCATTTTGGTGGTCTTGCTGTTTTTCAAGTAATCCGGCAAAGCCTCGATCCTCATTTCCTCGCCATCTGAAAGATGAACACCTGCATCGATGACATTTTCCAACTCCCTTATATTCCCCGGCCAGTTATATTGTTCGATGATAGAAAGGGCTTCTGGACAGACAGATGTGACACGCTTCCCGATCCTTGCCGTTACTTTTTTAAGGAAATGATCTACTAGCAAATGGATATCCTCCGTCCTCGCTCTTAGCGGAGGAATGAAAAGCTGAACAGCATTGACCCGGTAAAATAAATCCTCACGGAACAGCTTGTCTTCGATCATTTTTTCCAGGGGACGATTCGTTGCAGCAATCACACGGATATTGATCTTTTTTGGCTGCAGTGCCCCCACCGGCTCGAATTCCTTTTCTTGCAGGACACGCAGCAGTTTTACCTGCATGTGCTGAGGCATATCCCCTATCTCATCCAGAAAGATCGTCCCGCCCGCAGCAAACTCAAACTTTCCGATTTTCCCTCCTTTTTTCGCACCCGTAAAGGCACCTTCCTCATACCCAAAAAGCTCCGATTCCAGCAAATGTTCCGGAATAGAACCGCAATTCACTTTTACAAAGGGCTTGTCGCTGCGCTCACTAAGTTTATGTATACTCTGGGCCAGGATCTCCTTTCCGGTCCCGCTCTCCCCCCTGAGCAGTACGGAAATATCCCCGCTGGCCACTCGTTTCACCCGTTCTTTTAATTCGATGACCTCCGGAGTCTTACCGATAAGATCATGAAGGGAATACTTAAGTCCATTCTCGGTTTCCCATTCATTACGATAATAATTGAGCTCAGAAAGGACATCTTTTATATGACTGTTCATTTTCTTCCAATCATCAAGATCCTTGAAAAGGATGGTCCCGATCGCCCCCAGGATTTCATTGTCTTCGATGATGGGAATGCGATTGGCAATCACGAACTCTCCCCTAAGCATCTGCACATCCGCAATATCCTTTTGCCCTGTCCGGGGCACCAGATGCATCCTGGTATTTTCAATCACATCTGTGACATGCTTCCCAATCACCGCTTCCCGGTCTGCCTCTAAAAACTCACAATAGTTATTACTTATGTATTGGATAATCCCCTCGCAATCCACAATGACAATCCCGTAATAGGCACTCTCAAAAATGAGGTCAAGCAAGTGGTCATTAATAAACAGTTTGGTACTCCTCATAAGACCATCCCCTTTTTTAGCTTTCTATCTTTTATAGTAGCATGATTAGCCAGATAGAAAATAGAAAATTTAAAATAATCAGAAATGGTGATTTTTTAGGAAACCACGGGGACAGGTTCTCCGTTCTTTTTTCAGATAATAAAACCGCGGTACCCGTCCCCACGTATTTCGGCTTTAAAACTGATCGTCTTTCTTGACGGAAACTCGAAATAATCATTTAAAGATTATTCGACAAGTTGCTTAAAAATGGAGGAAAGTGGATTGAAAAATGAAAATTTTGCACGTAAATTTGGAAAGTGGCCTGTATTTTCAAAATGTGGTCTGAAAAGGAGGAAAAGTGGATTGAAAACAATCGTATGAAAGAGTCGAAGCATAAGACCGGCTCCGCGTTCATCTAAGTATCCCTTAAAACAAGGGTTTCAAATGGAATATCCATTATTTACAATTGTATCACAAAATCCCTCAATAAAGGCTCATATCCGCAAGAATAGGAGTCGAATTGACAAGTCTTTTAACACCCTAAATAGCACCTCATTTTTTTGTTGTACAATAATTATTGTACGCTTGTTAATTAAGGTGCTATTCGAAGTGCTAACTAACCTAAATTCAAAGTAAAAACTTGTTATAACAATAAATAGAGCAGGGCTAATTCATATGCGAATTAGCCTGCTATTTATAATGCTATTTGCTATTTTCTCTCCCTGAACGGAACCCCTTTCTTATTAAGTAACGGGTTTGGATTTCGAATACAAAAACTAAATTAACACACCAATTAGCAGTCCTTTTCGTAACTGAATTAGACTGCTTCTTTTAGTTGATATATATAGGGGTTAATAACATAAACTGTAAATCCGCCCTGAATTTCGAACCTTTTTTATCATGGGGTCATAATTTTTGTCAGCATGAAAAGTCGCATGTTAATTGTTATACCAATTGTTGTGCTACAAATGATTTTTAACTAGCAGGGGATGCGTGTTGATGTTTGAGAGGCAGATCAATGAAGCAGACATTTTTTTCATCCTTAATTGTGAGTAACCTCTGATTGTTTAAATAAGGGGAGTTTTTCCCGTTATCCTGCAGAATCGGGCTAGGTTCGGGGGATATAAGGGGAGTTTTTCCCGTTAAGGCAAGTAAAAAGGTATATTTTCATGCTTTTAGAGTAAATAGGGGGAATGTTTCCCTCTATTTACTCAATACTTCGTGCTAATTCCTCAATAAGAGGAATTTCTCCCCTTATTTTGGTAGTTTATTTTATAGAATTATTGTATATTTAAAAATCACTAACCAGTGCTTATCTTAGGATAAAAAATGCTTGGAGCATCTGTCTCCAAGCATTTTTCTATTCTGATTTTCTTGCCAAATTGATTCTTATTTTGGTGCGAATTACTATACTAAAAGCAATGATAATTCATATTTTGTACTTCAAAACAGAACCCCTTACTTATTAAGCTTCTGCTTGTCAATTTTCCACTATTCATCTTTAACTAAATATAGATTGATTATTATTAACTAATTCATTAGAGGGGCCGGATTCAACTCTTCATCTCTTTGTAAAGACCTTCTAAAAAGCCACTCCCTAATTTCCCTCTAAATGCTGCTTCTCACCAGCCAAAAGCATCTCCAAATGTCTAACGGTCGGGGTGAGATTAACTAGAAAATACGATTCTCTTAACCTTCTTGATGGATCACTTTTTTGAATGTAGGCAGCACTTCCGCTATGAATCATATTGGCATGTACTGCTTTAGAGGTCAGATAGACAACCTCTAAACGGATACGAATGAGCTCTTCCCA encodes:
- a CDS encoding phospholipase D-like domain-containing protein produces the protein MEWIFGLYLFNALFMLFIAIWEVRRPAKALNWIIIVLLLPVIGFLLYLSISNPKLINRKRLTSSNNESNKLPETFSDSASVIADSLRHFTVNGLRMGRVQVFNNGIAKYEQLFESLQDAQKTIDLEYFIFRNDQIGNRITELLIEKALTGVQVRFMRDGLGSYKFPREKIRQMVEAGIECRTIFPLRFPWFLSNWNYRDHCKMAIIDGKIAFNGGINIGYEYTGLKPDVGFWRDTHLQVIGEASADLQPVFDVHWEIAVPERIKSKTNLKTKSEVTKINSIARADYSKWSAELGSELSTLDDKEMDMFAKTRPLQKAHIHTLEGNPGIPTPVIRQAYFICITQAKKTIDLTTPYFVPETDIIMALKTAVARGVRVRLLVPRHNNQKIVGLASRTYYGELIEAGVEIYQYDKGMIHAKVLIIDEEIAEVGSANYDMRSFRLHYEVCQFMYSADVARELTEQFERDLTDSVPLRIEDLLQRSLTERIVEQGSRLLSPLL
- a CDS encoding sodium/proline symporter, with translation MILAIGIIYLLGILVIGLLSMRHQKDMDTFYTGGRRFGPWLVALAVSSTTMSGYGFIGLTGLVYEHGYAIFMIGIFATAGIFVSFLVLAKPMRRITQKFGALTIPDLLEVRYNSKAIRAITALAILGGAIGYQMAQYKALGNMLQTVLGVDYKIALFIGVAILTVYVVGGGMISAVWTDFIQMIVMVAGALIVFIGGMKMVGGMSQLNSELAGINPNMVQAFHTTGPIGIFAFISYFFIYVIGHQGQPHVVSKFYMIKKLSMLKWACIIAAGTYGLTALLWFVGLYTKVMVNRGEMAAPSSPDMVAPMFIETFFPPVIAGLIFAAVMAAIMSTSEAFLLVASSSIVRDIYQQIIKKGEKLPEKKELALSRWFTLVIIVLTFLLSLNPPDLVGWLGNASWGIFAASLVPVLSIGILWKRATRVAAIWSSALGFIFSIGLYILKVKGIYVPALDTGAIAMIISTVSLVGISLITKQEASPIFEKTSKEKTAGEDPAAANFS
- a CDS encoding enoyl-CoA hydratase, with product MKKIQVVSWSKQQCIATVIIDNPPVNVLSADVIEQLSAAADEIGSDSSVKVVILTSAGEKAFVAGGDIKGFPDWTGKGVELAKQKSLWLQEPLNKIERLPQPTIAAINGFALGGGCELALSCDIRIAEEQVKIGLPEIKLGLFPGAGGTQRLPRLVGKARAKEMIFTGEPLTAEEANRIGLVNHVVPKGQSLNKAVELAEKISRYSSPSLSFAKRSIDNGFEQHVDEGLVTEAEYFGQVFQTKDVKEGVEAFIQKREPNFVDR
- a CDS encoding class I adenylate-forming enzyme family protein is translated as MDVGYFTRRMANDLNPQNPSKIAIREESGNSWTYSNLHRISNGYANKLREMGVRKGDRVGILLYNCLEYFGLYFAAAKIGAIAVRLNFRLSSKEFEYLLNDSDTKILCFHSDLASELEPVRSQVSVQRYICLQNEDGNIPNWAESWRVLENGPTDELRSETIKLNEPVMLMYTSGTTGRPKGAIWTHETTFWFSSMQALKWNFTGNEVGMTTGPLYHVGAMEDIALPILMMGGTVIITRSQGFEIGRILGVMERERVSDCFLFPFMIYEMLNDPDIGKYQLKELKTIYTGGDPLMPWALEKLKKKFPHIGVVQVYGLTEGTPIAASLNPEDVFTKGHTVGKPLPLTEIHIIDENGDQIPTGEVGEIAIKSPAVSAGYWRKPDATRETFVNGFCRTGDLGQLDQDGYLTIAGRKKDMIRSGGENIYAAEIEDVLYRIDGIREVSIIGVPDPHYIEAVCAVVVKKEGAHLTEQEIIDYCKSQLASYKKPRKVIFVKELPRTPSGKVQKFILRNQYSHT
- a CDS encoding sigma-54-dependent Fis family transcriptional regulator, encoding MRSTKLFINDHLLDLIFESAYYGIVIVDCEGIIQYISNNYCEFLEADREAVIGKHVTDVIENTRMHLVPRTGQKDIADVQMLRGEFVIANRIPIIEDNEILGAIGTILFKDLDDWKKMNSHIKDVLSELNYYRNEWETENGLKYSLHDLIGKTPEVIELKERVKRVASGDISVLLRGESGTGKEILAQSIHKLSERSDKPFVKVNCGSIPEHLLESELFGYEEGAFTGAKKGGKIGKFEFAAGGTIFLDEIGDMPQHMQVKLLRVLQEKEFEPVGALQPKKINIRVIAATNRPLEKMIEDKLFREDLFYRVNAVQLFIPPLRARTEDIHLLVDHFLKKVTARIGKRVTSVCPEALSIIEQYNWPGNIRELENVIDAGVHLSDGEEMRIEALPDYLKNSKTTKMEKRSLKSIIEETEKKAIERALKQFGYDKNKAAESLGIGNSTIYDKIKKYAITDCIE